In a single window of the Chloroflexota bacterium genome:
- a CDS encoding Gfo/Idh/MocA family oxidoreductase: MMQPVHAILIGAGQRGADVYGAYALAHPEEIRFVAVAEPNPERRARFAAQHQIPPQNQFESWEPLLEQSQYRQVALVCTQDQQHTAPTLAALRAGYDVLLEKPMATTADECKQLADTAEETGQQLHICHVLRFTPHFTKMREIIQSGVLGEIISVSHRENVSWWHMAHSFVRGNWRKAAESAPMILAKCCHDLDILIWALDDRCETLSSVGGLRHYRPENAPQGAPQFCLEGCPVAETCPHYAPFIYEDLAPLWRGYADTSKGFARAVMRAQERAPGAVKILSALLPTLRPLRDYRGWPVSVVVQNPTQEEIHNALKSGPYGRCVYHCDNDVVDHQVVAMQFAGGASVTLTMHGHSHAEGRYTRIQGARGELRAEFGYGGAWIEVDEHRSDRRTRYDTSAASNEGHGG; the protein is encoded by the coding sequence ATGATGCAACCAGTTCACGCTATTCTTATTGGCGCCGGTCAGCGCGGGGCGGATGTGTATGGTGCCTATGCCTTGGCGCACCCCGAAGAAATTCGCTTTGTGGCTGTAGCCGAACCCAACCCGGAAAGGCGGGCGCGTTTTGCCGCCCAACACCAGATTCCCCCTCAGAATCAATTTGAGAGCTGGGAGCCGCTATTGGAGCAGTCGCAATACAGGCAGGTGGCGCTGGTTTGCACGCAAGATCAGCAGCACACCGCCCCCACGCTGGCCGCGCTACGCGCCGGGTATGATGTGCTGCTCGAAAAACCAATGGCAACCACGGCAGACGAATGTAAACAACTGGCCGACACAGCCGAAGAAACCGGGCAGCAATTGCACATCTGTCATGTGCTGCGCTTCACGCCACATTTTACAAAGATGCGCGAAATCATCCAATCGGGGGTGTTGGGCGAGATTATCAGCGTTTCGCACCGCGAGAATGTCAGTTGGTGGCACATGGCGCATAGTTTTGTGCGCGGCAACTGGCGCAAAGCCGCCGAGAGCGCCCCAATGATTTTGGCGAAATGCTGCCACGATCTCGATATTCTCATCTGGGCGCTGGATGACCGCTGTGAGACTCTCAGCAGCGTGGGGGGCTTGCGTCATTATCGCCCGGAGAATGCCCCGCAAGGTGCCCCACAATTTTGTCTGGAGGGTTGCCCGGTGGCGGAGACTTGCCCCCATTATGCGCCGTTCATCTATGAAGATTTGGCTCCCCTGTGGCGCGGCTATGCGGATACGTCGAAAGGTTTTGCGCGCGCCGTGATGCGGGCGCAGGAACGCGCTCCGGGGGCGGTGAAAATACTCTCTGCGCTGCTGCCCACTTTACGTCCGCTGCGCGATTACCGCGGTTGGCCGGTCTCGGTTGTGGTGCAGAATCCCACCCAAGAAGAAATCCACAATGCGCTTAAATCCGGCCCCTACGGACGCTGCGTGTATCACTGTGATAATGATGTGGTCGATCATCAGGTGGTGGCGATGCAGTTTGCGGGCGGCGCATCGGTGACGCTGACGATGCACGGGCATTCGCACGCCGAGGGGCGTTATACTCGCATTCAGGGCG